The Daucus carota subsp. sativus chromosome 2, DH1 v3.0, whole genome shotgun sequence genome includes a window with the following:
- the LOC108192621 gene encoding transcription factor FER-LIKE IRON DEFICIENCY-INDUCED TRANSCRIPTION FACTOR: MERTGSSENPMGNVQEAYCLADLVDEANLARFISLSRGETAQPDGHFCHNFLDCDTNNGCLVHNQLEPSFGLPYDHFDNLPLTPFSDPHSLFNNLPNSCSELMKETREDACGYSSGTMTTTTMSAPKRSKKGDRTRTLVQEQRRRSRMKDKLYALRALVPNITKMDKASIVGDAALYVQDLQKQAKKLKAEVASLESSLTRTERQGGIHDNENKIRNADFYPTIKIILQICVCQVEENGYYIRVVSNKGHGVAASLYKALDSLSTFILHSSNLATQNDTFLFTFNLNVRELVESDTNAPNMKLWVAAAFLNQGFDLKQPL; this comes from the exons ATGGAGAGAACAGGCTCATCTGAGAATCCAATGGGGAATGTTCAAGAGGCCTATTGCTTAGCTGATTTAGTTGATGAAGCAAATTTAGCGCGTTTCATTTCATTAAGTAGAGGCGAAACTGCTCAGCCAGACGGTCATTTTTGTCACAATTTCCTTGATTGTGATACCAATAATGGCTGTTTAGTTCATAATCAGTTGGAACCTAGTTTTGGACTTCCCTATGATCATTTCGATAACCTCCCTTTGACACCATTTTCTGATCCACATTCTCTTTTCAATAATTTGCCCAATAGTTGCAGTGAACTGATGAAAGAAACGCGAGAAGATGCATGTGGATATTCTTCTGGGACAATGACAACCACAACCATGTCTGCGCCAAAGAGGAGCAAAAAGGGAGACCGGACAAGAACATTAGTTCAAGAACAGAGGAGAAGAAGTCGGATGAAGGACAAGCTATATGCGTTACGTGCTTTAGTTCCCAATATAACCAAG ATGGATAAAGCCTCTATAGTTGGGGATGCTGCATTATATGTTCAAGATTTGCAAAAGCAGGCTAAGAAGTTAAAGGCTGAAGTTGCGAGCCTGGAGTCATCACTGACAAGAACGGAGAGACAAGGAGGAATACATGACAATGAAAACAAGATTCGAAATGCAGACTTCTAtccaacaattaaaataatattgcag ATATGTGTGTGTCAAGTGGAAGAGAATGGATACTACATAAGAGTCGTGTCCAACAAAGGCCATGGAGTTGCAGCCTCACTTTACAAAGCTCTTGATTCTTTATCCACCTTCATTCTTCATTCTTCCAACTTGGCTACTCAAAATGATACTTTTCTTTTCACATTCAATCTGAAC GTTAGAGAATTAGTTGAATCTGACACGAATGCACCAAATATGAAGCTATGGGTAGCTGCAGCATTTCTTAACCAAGGATTTGATTTGAAACAACCTCTGTAG